One window of Streptomyces sp. NBC_00273 genomic DNA carries:
- a CDS encoding MFS transporter, with protein sequence MSAGTRAPTDPAGRRVLSAALFASAPAEVLDFLLPLWAGSTLSAGASAVGALIAFEAVLSLLVRPLAGELADRFDQRRVAAAGAGLYALSFAGYALADTLVVAFVAAGLGGAGGALFWVALRAWTGQRAQDGDGTSAYGRLLSAEGQGAFVGYLVAFSLLERGGYPLLFWLGSAACAVAAGSLLRGPRQERARAVTERRERRGAAERRLLPLMVVSAVTAAAEAGLWMLLLLRLQADLGLSPNGIALVFAPGFVVFVLLPAHAHRLTDRLGRTPTMVASFAASALFAAGLAVVSTPPAIAVLWTVAAACFAAQVPVEQATVAAASGGRIGRAMGLYESARLAGVVVGPLVMGLLYEEAGWVAACAAAAATSVLGALVVPYAVRTLGLAQQGTESGPRPGDGGEDREDIDMDIDTDTDTDTGADMSEREAARPAAETVLGPKAHARKERRDWYLHTAAFALGQLVLWALDSSWLIWQITDGGVPDDQRGPLVWVGRIWLTIWVIDTIWSWSYSVWPREKKPKSST encoded by the coding sequence GTGAGCGCCGGGACGCGGGCGCCCACGGATCCGGCCGGGCGCCGGGTCCTGTCGGCGGCGCTGTTCGCCAGCGCCCCGGCGGAGGTGCTCGATTTCCTGCTGCCGTTGTGGGCGGGCTCGACGCTGAGCGCCGGGGCCTCCGCGGTCGGCGCGCTGATCGCCTTCGAGGCGGTGCTGTCGCTGCTCGTGCGCCCGCTGGCCGGGGAGCTGGCCGACCGCTTCGACCAGCGGCGGGTGGCCGCGGCCGGTGCGGGTCTGTACGCCCTGTCGTTCGCGGGCTACGCGCTCGCCGACACGCTGGTGGTGGCCTTCGTCGCGGCGGGCTTGGGCGGCGCCGGAGGCGCCCTGTTCTGGGTCGCCCTGCGGGCCTGGACCGGGCAGCGGGCGCAGGACGGCGACGGCACCTCGGCGTACGGCAGGTTGCTGTCGGCGGAGGGCCAGGGTGCCTTCGTCGGCTACCTGGTGGCGTTCTCCCTGCTGGAACGCGGCGGCTATCCGCTGCTGTTCTGGCTGGGCAGCGCCGCCTGCGCGGTGGCCGCGGGCTCGCTGTTGCGCGGGCCCCGCCAGGAGCGGGCCCGCGCCGTGACCGAGCGCCGGGAGCGGCGGGGTGCGGCGGAGCGCCGGCTGCTGCCGCTGATGGTGGTGTCCGCGGTGACGGCCGCGGCCGAGGCGGGGCTGTGGATGCTCCTGCTGCTCCGGCTGCAGGCGGACCTCGGGCTGTCCCCGAACGGGATCGCGCTGGTCTTCGCCCCCGGCTTCGTGGTGTTCGTCCTGCTGCCGGCGCACGCGCACCGCCTCACCGACCGGCTGGGCCGTACGCCGACCATGGTCGCCTCGTTCGCGGCGAGCGCGTTGTTCGCCGCGGGGCTCGCGGTGGTCTCCACGCCGCCGGCCATCGCCGTCCTGTGGACCGTGGCCGCCGCCTGCTTCGCCGCGCAGGTCCCGGTGGAACAGGCGACCGTGGCCGCCGCCTCCGGAGGGCGGATCGGTCGGGCCATGGGCCTGTACGAGAGCGCCCGCCTGGCCGGTGTGGTGGTCGGCCCACTGGTGATGGGCCTGCTCTACGAGGAGGCCGGCTGGGTCGCCGCCTGCGCGGCGGCCGCGGCCACCTCGGTCCTGGGGGCGCTCGTGGTGCCGTACGCGGTCCGCACCCTGGGCCTGGCGCAGCAGGGGACGGAGTCCGGACCGCGGCCCGGCGACGGGGGAGAGGACCGGGAGGACATCGACATGGACATCGACACGGACACGGACACGGACACGGGGGCGGACATGAGCGAGCGGGAAGCGGCGCGGCCGGCGGCGGAGACGGTCCTCGGGCCGAAGGCGCACGCCCGCAAGGAGCGGCGGGACTGGTACCTCCACACGGCCGCGTTCGCGCTGGGTCAACTGGTCCTCTGGGCCCTGGACTCCAGCTGGCTCATCTGGCAGATCACGGACGGCGGCGTGCCCGACGACCAGCGCGGACCGCTGGTCTGGGTCGGCCGGATCTGGCTGACCATCTGGGTGATCGACACCATCTGGTCCTGGTCGTACAGCGTCTGGCCGCGGGAGAAGAAGCCGAAGTCGTCGACGTAG
- a CDS encoding acetyl/propionyl/methylcrotonyl-CoA carboxylase subunit alpha: MRKVLIANRGEIAVRVARACRDAGIGSVAVYADPDRDALHVRAADEAFALGGDTPAASYLDISKVLQAAADSGADAIHPGYGFLSENADFAQAVIDAGLTWIGPPPQAIRDLGDKVAARHIAQRAGAPLVAGTPDPVSGSEEVVAFAKEHGLPIAIKAAFGGGGRGLKVARTLEEVPELYESAVREAVAAFGRGECFVERYLDKPRHVETQCLADSHGNVVVVSTRDCSLQRRHQKLVEEAPAPFLSEAQNAELYAASKAILKEAGYVGAGTVEFLVSADGLISFLEVNTRLQVEHPVTEEVSGIDLVREMFRIADGEELGYGDPVLRGHSIEFRINGEDPGRGFLPAPGTVTKFAAPSGPGVRLDAGVESGSVIGPAWDSLLAKLIVTGATREQALQRAARALAEFEVEGMATAIPFHRAVVADPAFAPTDGSPFTVFTRWIETEFVNEIPAFTAPAADDTEDEPGRETVVVEVGGKRLEVSLPSSLGMTLARTAAAGGAKPKRRAAKKSGPAASGDTLASPMQGTIVKVAVEEGQQVNEGDLVVVLEAMKMEQPLNAHRSGTVVGLSAEVGGSVTSGATICEIKD; encoded by the coding sequence GTGCGCAAGGTGCTCATCGCCAACCGTGGCGAAATCGCTGTCCGCGTTGCTCGGGCCTGCCGGGACGCCGGGATCGGAAGCGTAGCCGTCTACGCCGATCCGGACCGGGACGCTCTGCACGTCCGCGCGGCCGACGAAGCTTTCGCGTTGGGCGGTGACACCCCGGCCGCCAGCTACCTGGACATCTCCAAGGTCCTCCAGGCCGCAGCCGACTCCGGTGCGGACGCCATCCATCCCGGATACGGCTTCCTCTCCGAGAACGCCGACTTCGCCCAGGCCGTGATCGACGCCGGTCTGACCTGGATCGGTCCGCCGCCGCAGGCCATCCGTGACCTCGGCGACAAGGTGGCCGCCCGTCACATCGCCCAGCGCGCCGGGGCGCCGCTGGTCGCCGGTACGCCGGACCCGGTTTCCGGATCCGAGGAGGTCGTCGCCTTCGCCAAGGAGCACGGCCTGCCGATCGCCATCAAGGCGGCCTTCGGTGGTGGCGGTCGCGGCCTGAAGGTCGCCCGCACCCTCGAAGAGGTGCCGGAGCTCTACGAATCCGCCGTCCGTGAGGCCGTCGCCGCCTTCGGCCGCGGCGAGTGCTTCGTCGAGCGCTACCTCGACAAGCCGCGCCACGTCGAGACCCAGTGCCTGGCCGACTCGCACGGCAACGTCGTCGTCGTGTCGACCCGTGACTGCTCCCTCCAGCGCCGCCACCAGAAGCTCGTGGAGGAGGCCCCCGCGCCGTTCCTGAGCGAGGCTCAGAACGCGGAGCTGTACGCCGCCTCCAAGGCCATCCTGAAGGAAGCCGGCTACGTCGGCGCCGGCACCGTCGAGTTCCTCGTCTCCGCCGACGGCCTGATCTCCTTCCTGGAGGTCAACACCCGCCTCCAGGTCGAGCACCCGGTCACCGAAGAGGTCTCCGGCATCGACCTGGTCCGCGAGATGTTCCGCATCGCCGACGGCGAGGAGCTCGGCTACGGCGACCCGGTCCTGCGCGGTCACTCCATCGAGTTCCGCATCAACGGCGAGGACCCGGGCCGCGGCTTCCTCCCGGCGCCCGGCACGGTGACGAAGTTCGCCGCGCCGTCGGGCCCGGGCGTCCGCCTCGACGCGGGCGTCGAGTCCGGCTCCGTGATCGGCCCGGCCTGGGACTCGCTCCTGGCCAAGCTGATCGTCACCGGTGCCACCCGCGAGCAGGCCCTGCAGCGCGCCGCCCGCGCGCTCGCCGAGTTCGAGGTCGAGGGCATGGCCACGGCCATCCCCTTCCACCGTGCGGTCGTCGCCGACCCGGCGTTCGCCCCCACCGACGGCAGCCCCTTCACCGTCTTCACCCGGTGGATCGAGACCGAGTTCGTCAACGAGATCCCGGCGTTCACGGCTCCGGCCGCGGACGACACCGAGGACGAGCCGGGCCGCGAGACGGTGGTCGTCGAGGTCGGCGGCAAGCGCCTCGAAGTCTCGCTCCCGTCGTCCCTCGGCATGACCCTGGCCCGCACGGCCGCCGCCGGTGGCGCGAAGCCGAAGCGCCGCGCGGCCAAGAAGTCCGGCCCGGCCGCCTCCGGCGACACCCTCGCCTCCCCGATGCAGGGCACGATCGTCAAGGTCGCGGTCGAGGAGGGCCAGCAGGTCAACGAGGGCGACCTGGTCGTCGTACTCGAAGCCATGAAGATGGAGCAGCCGCTGAACGCGCACCGCTCCGGCACCGTCGTCGGCCTCAGCGCCGAGGTCGGCGGGTCCGTCACCTCGGGCGCCACGATCTGCGAGATCAAGGACTGA
- a CDS encoding DeoR/GlpR family DNA-binding transcription regulator → MFAAERRQLILEMVRANGAVSLRELARVVQTSEVTVRRDVRALEAEGLLDRRHGGAVLPGGFTRESGFPQKSHLATAEKTAIADVAASLVEEGEAVVVGAGTTTQELARRLARVPGLTVVTNSLLVAQALAHANRVEVVMTGGTLRGSNYALVGSGAEQSLQGLRVSRAFLSGSGLTAERGLSTSNMLSASVDRALVQAAAEVVVLADHTKLGTDTMFQTVPTDVMTRLVTDEPPPHDDRAGTELQALADQGVQITVAGGAVASGGMDGMQGRRPRRESPLPVQRRGGPTAQLRSAAGGMLEPQAERARVADMRRR, encoded by the coding sequence GTGTTCGCTGCAGAACGTCGCCAATTGATCCTCGAAATGGTGCGGGCCAACGGAGCGGTATCGCTCCGGGAGCTCGCCCGCGTCGTCCAGACCTCCGAAGTGACCGTACGGCGGGACGTGCGGGCACTGGAGGCAGAAGGACTCCTCGACCGCCGACACGGCGGTGCGGTCTTGCCGGGCGGTTTCACGCGGGAGTCCGGCTTTCCGCAAAAGTCCCATCTCGCGACGGCGGAGAAGACCGCCATTGCCGATGTCGCGGCCTCCCTCGTCGAAGAGGGCGAGGCCGTCGTCGTCGGCGCGGGCACCACGACCCAGGAGCTGGCCCGCCGGCTCGCCCGCGTGCCCGGCCTGACCGTCGTCACCAACTCGCTGCTCGTCGCCCAGGCCCTGGCCCACGCGAACCGGGTGGAGGTGGTCATGACCGGCGGCACCCTGCGCGGGTCCAACTACGCCCTCGTGGGCAGCGGAGCCGAACAGTCCCTCCAAGGGCTGCGGGTCTCGCGGGCCTTCCTGTCGGGCAGCGGTCTGACCGCCGAGCGCGGGCTGTCCACGTCCAACATGCTGTCCGCCAGCGTGGACCGGGCGCTGGTGCAGGCGGCGGCGGAGGTGGTGGTGCTGGCCGACCACACGAAGCTCGGTACCGACACCATGTTCCAGACCGTGCCCACCGACGTGATGACGCGGCTGGTGACGGACGAGCCGCCGCCGCACGACGACCGGGCGGGTACGGAGCTGCAGGCGCTGGCGGACCAGGGCGTGCAGATCACCGTGGCCGGCGGGGCCGTGGCCTCCGGCGGCATGGACGGGATGCAGGGGCGGCGGCCCCGCCGCGAGTCGCCGTTGCCGGTGCAGCGGCGGGGCGGGCCGACGGCGCAGCTGCGCAGTGCGGCCGGCGGGATGCTGGAGCCGCAGGCGGAGCGGGCACGCGTGGCCGACATGCGCCGCCGCTAG